The following proteins come from a genomic window of Denitromonas sp.:
- the bfr gene encoding bacterioferritin — MKGDKTIIKLLNRQLTHELTAINQYFLHARMYKNWGLAKLGKHEYDESIEEMHHADWLIERVLFLEGLPNLQNLGKLLIGENVPECIKGDLTLETTARGDLIDAISQCESCKDYVSRELLEKILEATEEHIDYLETQLELIDRVTLPNYLQSQMDPGHPAS, encoded by the coding sequence ATGAAAGGCGACAAGACCATCATCAAACTGCTCAACCGCCAGCTCACCCATGAGCTGACGGCCATCAACCAGTACTTCCTGCATGCGCGCATGTACAAGAACTGGGGCCTGGCCAAGCTGGGCAAGCACGAATACGACGAGTCCATCGAAGAGATGCACCACGCCGACTGGCTGATCGAGCGCGTACTCTTCCTCGAGGGCCTGCCCAACCTGCAGAACCTCGGCAAGCTGCTCATTGGCGAGAACGTGCCCGAGTGCATCAAGGGCGACCTGACGCTCGAGACCACGGCCCGCGGCGACCTGATCGATGCCATCAGCCAGTGCGAGTCCTGTAAGGACTATGTCTCCCGCGAGCTTTTAGAGAAGATCCTCGAAGCCACGGAAGAGCACATCGACTACCTCGAAACCCAGCTCGAGCTGATCGACCGGGTCACGTTGCCCAACTACCTGCAATCGCAGATGGACCCCGGCCACCCGGCCAGCTGA
- a CDS encoding carbohydrate porin has protein sequence MAAASTTHAAAPTQEQFLTELRRLAERVEKLEQRNAVLQNMITPGAEAHGSALTSRVEALEQLNRDINASMVSGRISANEPELITRLKAVESASLSYQKQARKIESLDEISAEANMLAVAQRINRNGRTSNTPENLLNWRGDVSVALPGGSMGNANGQFFAHVRLGQGEGFTLQRPAYSSTLNASNFQLDNPDSQRNTANSTVLLAQAWYQLNVPLPLGGFAGRSKEHIEINVGKMDPFVFFDQNSFADNEAEKFLNSVFVHNPMLDAGGAMGVDDYGFTPGLRVAYHSDQSSPEWWRASVGIFGAGSGATFGKSFNQPMLIGQLEFGRKFFGGLDGTYRVYAWRNSQYEGFDSAIGTTTGWGMSVDQRVDSDVAFFARYGQSTSGKTSFDRTLTVGAEITGNAWGRGADSVGLAWGWLRSGNNFRRETAADPTLAGYAASGVEQIAELYYRWYLNPRLSLTPDLQFIHRAGANGDADLVTAAGVRALYAF, from the coding sequence ATGGCAGCCGCCAGCACAACCCACGCGGCAGCGCCCACACAAGAGCAGTTTCTAACCGAGCTACGCCGACTGGCCGAACGAGTAGAAAAGCTAGAACAGCGCAATGCTGTGCTTCAAAATATGATAACGCCCGGAGCGGAAGCCCATGGATCGGCGCTTACCAGCCGTGTTGAAGCGCTCGAACAGCTCAATCGTGACATCAATGCCAGCATGGTAAGCGGTCGTATTAGCGCCAACGAACCCGAGCTAATTACAAGATTAAAGGCCGTCGAGAGCGCCAGCCTGTCCTATCAGAAGCAGGCCCGTAAGATCGAATCTCTCGACGAGATCAGCGCCGAGGCAAACATGCTTGCGGTCGCTCAACGAATCAACAGAAACGGTCGCACTAGCAACACTCCGGAGAATCTACTCAATTGGCGCGGCGATGTCTCTGTCGCCCTGCCCGGAGGAAGCATGGGCAATGCCAACGGGCAGTTCTTCGCCCATGTACGCCTCGGCCAAGGCGAAGGTTTCACTCTTCAGCGGCCTGCCTATTCCAGCACGCTCAACGCAAGCAACTTTCAGCTTGACAATCCAGATAGCCAGCGTAACACCGCCAACAGCACCGTCTTGTTGGCCCAAGCCTGGTACCAACTAAATGTTCCATTGCCACTGGGTGGTTTTGCTGGACGGTCGAAGGAGCACATTGAGATCAATGTAGGCAAAATGGACCCCTTCGTATTTTTTGATCAGAACTCCTTTGCTGACAATGAGGCGGAGAAATTTCTCAATAGCGTCTTCGTGCACAACCCGATGCTTGATGCAGGTGGCGCAATGGGCGTCGACGACTATGGATTTACCCCAGGCCTTCGCGTCGCCTACCACAGTGACCAATCTAGTCCAGAGTGGTGGCGCGCATCCGTCGGCATCTTCGGCGCAGGGAGCGGCGCTACGTTCGGAAAGAGTTTCAACCAGCCGATGCTGATCGGCCAACTTGAATTTGGTCGCAAATTCTTCGGCGGACTGGATGGCACATACAGGGTCTACGCATGGCGCAACAGCCAATACGAAGGTTTTGACAGCGCCATTGGTACGACCACGGGCTGGGGTATGAGTGTGGATCAGCGCGTGGATAGTGACGTAGCGTTTTTCGCCCGCTATGGACAAAGCACCAGCGGCAAAACGTCCTTTGACCGCACACTCACGGTAGGCGCTGAAATAACCGGAAACGCTTGGGGCCGCGGCGCCGATAGCGTCGGCTTGGCATGGGGTTGGCTGCGATCCGGCAATAACTTCCGCCGCGAAACGGCCGCCGATCCAACACTCGCAGGCTATGCGGCCAGCGGTGTTGAGCAAATCGCGGAATTGTATTACCGGTGGTACCTCAACCCAAGGCTCTCCCTCACACCAGACCTGCAATTCATCCATCGCGCCGGCGCCAATGGTGACGCCGACCTGGTCACCGCCGCGGGCGTGCGCGCCCTGTATGCCTTCTAA
- a CDS encoding 4Fe-4S binding protein: MSCAAPAPTPGRLAAFGRWMQRNCQWVLGLQWVTLIVYLFLVAVPAFLPLPDSQAHLWDNLTRFAQFVFWGIWWPFVLVSMMLMGRAWCGVLCPEGFVTEQVSRFGLGRPVPRWIKWGGWPFVAFLGTTVYGQLVSVYEYPKAVLLVLGGSTVAAIAIGLVYGRNKRVWCRHLCPVNGVFGLLSRLAPVHFQTDRSRWEQTESARVIPINCAPLVDIRRMETSAGCHMCGRCAGHRDAVELAGRAPGSEIARLDADDASPWDVRLLVYGLIGTAIGAFQWSASPWFVQAKMAAAEWLIERDSYALLGDNAPWWLLTHYPEASDVFTWLDGLMILAYIGAAALLIGGWISLWLRLAGWLTGRARAHLQLAYALIPIGGAGVFLGLSALTVSLLAAEGIDIAHLPLIRGLLLAAASLASLVLAGRMLSRMALSASRAALVLATFTAAGAGAVLPWVVMYYVW, encoded by the coding sequence ATGAGTTGTGCTGCCCCTGCACCGACGCCAGGCCGGCTGGCCGCCTTCGGCCGGTGGATGCAGCGCAACTGCCAATGGGTGCTGGGCCTGCAGTGGGTCACGCTGATCGTCTACCTGTTTCTGGTGGCCGTGCCGGCCTTCCTGCCGCTGCCCGACAGCCAGGCACACCTGTGGGACAACCTCACCCGCTTTGCCCAGTTCGTCTTCTGGGGCATCTGGTGGCCCTTCGTGCTGGTCAGCATGATGCTGATGGGGCGGGCCTGGTGCGGGGTGCTGTGCCCCGAGGGCTTCGTCACCGAGCAGGTCAGCCGTTTTGGTTTGGGTCGCCCGGTGCCGCGCTGGATCAAGTGGGGCGGCTGGCCCTTCGTGGCCTTTCTGGGCACCACGGTGTATGGCCAGCTGGTGAGCGTCTATGAATACCCCAAGGCGGTGCTGCTGGTGCTGGGTGGATCAACCGTCGCCGCCATCGCCATCGGCCTGGTGTATGGCCGCAACAAGCGGGTGTGGTGTCGCCATCTGTGCCCGGTCAATGGCGTGTTCGGCCTGCTCTCGCGCCTGGCGCCGGTGCACTTCCAGACCGACCGCTCGCGCTGGGAGCAGACCGAGTCGGCGCGTGTCATCCCGATCAACTGTGCGCCGCTGGTCGACATCCGTCGCATGGAAACCAGCGCCGGCTGCCACATGTGCGGGCGCTGCGCCGGCCACCGCGATGCGGTCGAGCTGGCCGGGCGGGCACCGGGCAGCGAGATTGCCCGGCTCGACGCCGACGACGCCAGCCCGTGGGACGTCCGCCTGCTGGTCTATGGCCTGATCGGAACCGCCATCGGCGCCTTCCAGTGGTCGGCCTCGCCGTGGTTCGTCCAGGCCAAGATGGCGGCGGCGGAATGGCTGATCGAGCGCGACAGCTACGCCCTGCTCGGCGACAACGCACCGTGGTGGCTGCTCACCCACTACCCCGAAGCCAGCGATGTGTTCACCTGGCTCGACGGACTGATGATCCTCGCCTACATCGGCGCGGCCGCGCTGCTCATCGGCGGCTGGATCTCGCTGTGGCTGCGTCTGGCGGGCTGGCTCACCGGGCGTGCCCGCGCCCATCTGCAACTAGCCTATGCGCTGATCCCGATCGGTGGCGCCGGGGTGTTCCTCGGCCTGTCGGCGCTGACCGTATCGCTGCTCGCGGCCGAGGGCATCGACATTGCGCACCTGCCGCTCATCCGTGGCCTGCTGCTGGCCGCGGCCAGCCTCGCCAGCCTGGTGCTCGCCGGCCGGATGCTGTCGCGCATGGCATTGAGCGCATCGCGCGCCGCCCTCGTGCTGGCGACATTCACGGCTGCCGGCGCCGGCGCCGTGCTGCCCTGGGTGGTGATGTACTACGTGTGGTGA
- a CDS encoding TIGR00645 family protein, with the protein MEKLLERLMYASRWLLAPIYLGLSLALLALGLKFFQEVFHVLPHVFETAETDLILLVLSLIDMALVGGLLVMVMFSGYENFVSQLDIADDAEKLNWLGKMDSSSLKNKVAASIVAISSIHLLKVFMNAGNTDAEKLLWYVIIHLTFVASAFAMGYLDKITRH; encoded by the coding sequence ATGGAAAAACTGCTTGAACGCCTGATGTACGCCTCACGCTGGTTGCTGGCGCCCATCTATCTCGGCCTCAGCCTGGCGCTCCTCGCCCTTGGCCTGAAGTTCTTCCAGGAAGTCTTTCACGTCCTGCCGCATGTCTTCGAGACGGCCGAGACCGACCTCATCCTGCTCGTGTTGTCGCTGATCGACATGGCACTGGTCGGCGGCCTGCTGGTGATGGTGATGTTCTCCGGCTACGAAAACTTCGTCTCGCAGCTCGACATTGCCGACGACGCCGAGAAGCTCAACTGGCTGGGCAAGATGGACTCGTCGAGCCTCAAGAACAAGGTGGCCGCCTCGATCGTGGCGATCTCCTCGATCCACCTGCTCAAGGTGTTCATGAACGCCGGCAACACCGACGCCGAAAAACTGCTGTGGTACGTGATCATCCACCTGACCTTCGTCGCGTCAGCCTTCGCCATGGGCTATCTCGACAAGATCACCCGCCACTGA
- the rpsD gene encoding 30S ribosomal protein S4, whose product MSRFTGPRVKVMRALGTELPGLSRKSIGDRPHPPGQHGARSNRRKSDYGLQLIEKQKLRFNYGLTETQIRRLFREAKRDKGPTGDKLLELLESRLDNAVFRAGFAPTGIAARQLVRHRHVLLNGRSVNIPSIRVRVGDVITLTPKARQVGIVVASLAEPALTRPEWLGWNDKDAAATVVRLPEPDEVPFPVNVQDVVEYYAVRM is encoded by the coding sequence ATGTCCCGTTTCACCGGCCCGCGCGTCAAGGTCATGCGCGCCCTGGGCACCGAGTTGCCCGGCCTGTCCCGCAAATCCATCGGCGACCGCCCGCACCCGCCCGGCCAGCACGGCGCCCGCAGCAACCGGCGCAAGTCCGACTACGGCCTGCAGCTGATCGAGAAACAGAAGCTGCGCTTCAACTACGGCCTGACCGAAACCCAGATCCGCCGCCTGTTCCGCGAAGCCAAGCGCGACAAGGGCCCCACCGGCGACAAGCTGCTCGAACTGCTCGAGTCGCGGCTCGACAACGCGGTCTTCCGCGCCGGCTTCGCCCCCACCGGCATCGCCGCCCGCCAGCTGGTGCGCCATCGCCATGTGCTGCTCAACGGCCGTTCGGTGAACATTCCGTCGATCCGCGTGCGTGTCGGTGATGTCATCACCCTCACCCCCAAGGCGCGGCAGGTCGGCATTGTCGTCGCCAGCCTCGCCGAACCGGCGCTGACCCGCCCCGAATGGCTGGGCTGGAACGACAAGGACGCCGCCGCCACGGTGGTCCGCCTGCCCGAGCCCGACGAAGTGCCCTTCCCGGTCAATGTGCAGGACGTGGTCGAATACTACGCGGTGCGCATGTGA
- a CDS encoding FTR1 family iron permease, with translation MGNATFIVWRESVEAILIIAILYSWIQARGDGRIRLRHLWLGVAGGIGLAVALAAAMLGFHSQLAGATLEAFQASIMIVAALLVTHMVVWMRHHGRTLKRDLESGLARAAEETGGLSAALLAAIAVGREGAETVLFLYGIVAENPDGGWVDLMLGAAFGAGLAAMTAVLFMKGSRLLPQRVFFRISEVLLLLLASGLLVSGLEGFLNLEWLPPLVEPVWDSGAVLEDNGLLGTFAGYRARPALSVLGLWLLYWAATLWLLRRKPAPADKRWSAA, from the coding sequence ATGGGTAACGCAACCTTCATCGTCTGGCGCGAGAGCGTCGAGGCCATCCTGATCATCGCCATTCTGTATTCATGGATCCAGGCGCGCGGCGACGGCCGCATCCGCCTGCGCCACCTGTGGCTGGGCGTGGCCGGCGGCATTGGCCTGGCCGTGGCGCTGGCGGCGGCGATGCTCGGCTTTCATTCACAACTGGCCGGCGCCACGCTGGAGGCCTTCCAGGCCAGCATCATGATCGTCGCCGCGCTGCTGGTCACCCACATGGTGGTGTGGATGCGCCACCACGGGCGCACGCTCAAGCGCGATCTGGAATCGGGCCTGGCCCGCGCCGCCGAAGAGACCGGCGGGCTGTCGGCAGCGCTGCTCGCTGCCATTGCCGTCGGCCGCGAGGGCGCCGAGACGGTGCTGTTTCTCTACGGCATCGTGGCCGAGAACCCCGACGGCGGCTGGGTCGACCTGATGCTCGGCGCGGCCTTCGGCGCCGGCCTGGCGGCGATGACGGCGGTGCTGTTCATGAAAGGCTCGCGCCTGTTGCCGCAGCGGGTGTTCTTCCGCATCAGCGAAGTGCTGTTGCTGCTGCTCGCCTCGGGGCTGCTGGTGTCGGGCCTGGAAGGCTTCCTCAACCTCGAGTGGCTGCCGCCGCTGGTCGAACCGGTGTGGGATAGCGGTGCCGTGCTCGAAGACAACGGCCTGCTCGGCACCTTTGCCGGCTATCGCGCGCGCCCGGCGCTGAGCGTGCTGGGGCTGTGGCTGCTGTACTGGGCGGCAACGCTGTGGCTGCTGCGCCGGAAGCCCGCACCGGCCGACAAGCGCTGGAGTGCGGCATGA
- a CDS encoding iron transporter, translating into MSFARHAIALTLLAAPLSSQAIEYPIGTPQQHFGMEIAAVYLQPIEMEPEGMMKKTTDSDIHIEADIRALSNNPNGFEEGAWIPYLSVKFTVEKVGSDWKLSGDFMPMVANDGPHYGDNIKLDGPGKYIVKYSIFPPSATSHSSTLGRHTDRLTGVRPWFKPFEVENEFTFVGVGKKGGY; encoded by the coding sequence ATGTCCTTCGCCCGCCACGCCATCGCCCTCACCCTGCTCGCCGCCCCGCTAAGCAGCCAAGCCATCGAGTACCCCATCGGCACGCCGCAGCAGCATTTCGGCATGGAAATTGCGGCAGTCTATCTACAGCCGATTGAGATGGAGCCCGAAGGGATGATGAAGAAGACGACCGACTCTGATATTCACATCGAAGCTGACATCAGAGCCTTGAGCAACAACCCAAACGGCTTTGAAGAGGGCGCCTGGATTCCCTATCTCTCCGTCAAGTTCACCGTCGAAAAGGTAGGTAGCGACTGGAAATTGTCCGGCGACTTCATGCCCATGGTGGCCAACGACGGGCCGCACTACGGCGACAACATCAAACTCGACGGACCCGGAAAATATATTGTCAAATATTCTATTTTTCCGCCGAGTGCCACTTCGCACAGCAGCACACTCGGTCGCCATACTGACCGCCTCACTGGCGTGCGCCCGTGGTTCAAGCCCTTCGAGGTGGAAAATGAATTTACATTCGTCGGCGTGGGCAAAAAGGGCGGCTACTGA
- a CDS encoding tetratricopeptide repeat protein: MPRHTTALTDAEAAAERGDHTTALRLLKAAAAEAPADTAIAYRLGAEYAHLELFDAAETEMARALADGQDHPVARFHLGLLQITRGRFDAALATWQALDALPDTHALRRYKQAFEHLAQDAFGPARERLQAGLAASGSAPALDRDMRRLLDSLPPG; this comes from the coding sequence ATGCCCCGCCACACCACCGCACTGACCGACGCCGAGGCCGCCGCCGAGCGCGGCGACCACACCACCGCGCTGCGCCTGCTCAAGGCCGCCGCCGCCGAGGCCCCGGCCGACACCGCCATCGCCTACCGGCTCGGTGCCGAATACGCGCATCTCGAGCTCTTCGATGCCGCCGAGACCGAGATGGCCCGCGCCCTGGCCGACGGGCAAGACCACCCCGTCGCCCGCTTCCATCTGGGCTTGCTGCAGATCACCCGCGGCCGCTTCGACGCGGCGCTGGCCACCTGGCAGGCGCTCGACGCCCTGCCCGACACCCACGCCCTGCGCCGCTACAAACAGGCCTTCGAACACCTCGCGCAAGACGCCTTCGGCCCGGCACGCGAACGCCTGCAGGCCGGCCTGGCCGCCAGCGGCAGCGCCCCCGCGCTCGACCGAGACATGCGCCGCCTGCTCGACAGCCTGCCGCCGGGCTGA
- a CDS encoding MotA/TolQ/ExbB proton channel family protein, whose protein sequence is MDTPNAFGLSELWAQADLIIRSVAILLVGMSVVSWYLILSKGLRLLSTRRHGDVVEQFWHAATLDEGLRLLSTRAADAPCERLAHQAAAAHTHYTRHAEGSTLGGTLDTGEFVTRALRRSIADATARLESGLTVLASIGSTAPFVGLFGTVWGIYHALTSISLSGMASIDKVAGPVGEALIMTAFGLFVAIPAVLAYNGFNRANRVELSELDGFAHDLHAYFTTGSRIAVAAPATQQRGAGKPVRPITEVA, encoded by the coding sequence ATGGACACCCCCAACGCCTTCGGTCTGAGCGAACTCTGGGCCCAGGCCGACCTCATCATCCGCAGCGTCGCGATACTGCTGGTCGGCATGTCGGTCGTCAGCTGGTACCTCATTCTCAGTAAAGGCCTGCGCCTGCTCAGCACGCGCCGTCACGGTGACGTGGTCGAGCAGTTCTGGCACGCCGCCACGCTGGACGAGGGCCTGCGCCTGCTCAGCACCCGCGCCGCCGATGCCCCCTGCGAGCGCCTCGCCCACCAGGCCGCGGCCGCCCACACGCACTACACCCGACACGCCGAAGGCAGCACGCTGGGCGGCACGCTCGATACCGGCGAGTTCGTCACCCGCGCGCTGCGCCGCTCCATTGCCGACGCCACCGCGCGACTCGAAAGCGGCCTTACCGTGCTCGCCTCGATCGGCTCGACCGCGCCCTTCGTCGGCCTGTTCGGCACGGTCTGGGGCATCTACCACGCGCTCACCAGCATCAGCCTCAGCGGCATGGCCTCCATCGACAAGGTCGCCGGCCCGGTCGGCGAGGCGCTGATCATGACCGCCTTCGGCCTCTTCGTCGCCATCCCCGCCGTGCTCGCCTATAACGGTTTCAACCGCGCCAACCGCGTCGAGCTGTCCGAGCTCGACGGCTTCGCCCACGACCTGCACGCCTACTTCACCACCGGCTCGCGCATTGCCGTGGCCGCGCCCGCCACCCAGCAGCGTGGCGCCGGCAAGCCGGTCCGCCCGATCACCGAGGTGGCGTAA
- the hemP gene encoding hemin uptake protein HemP, translated as MAAIASESLLKGRNTVTIEHKGVSYRLQETRAGKLILTK; from the coding sequence GTGGCAGCCATCGCCAGCGAGTCGCTGCTCAAGGGGCGCAATACCGTCACCATCGAACACAAGGGTGTCAGCTACCGCTTGCAGGAAACCCGCGCAGGCAAGCTGATCCTGACCAAATAG
- a CDS encoding cupredoxin domain-containing protein has product MRRTVLALCLTALASTAAWADKPTFTLTAENGRFTPEVVEVPANTRFRLEITNKNAGPEEFESVELRKETVLAPGVTRTIVFAPLKPGRYPFFGEFHPDTAKGEIVAK; this is encoded by the coding sequence ATGCGCCGCACCGTCCTCGCCCTCTGTCTGACCGCCCTCGCCAGCACCGCCGCGTGGGCCGACAAGCCCACCTTCACGCTCACCGCCGAGAACGGCCGCTTCACGCCCGAGGTGGTCGAAGTGCCGGCCAACACCCGATTCCGGCTCGAGATCACCAACAAGAACGCCGGCCCGGAAGAATTCGAAAGCGTCGAGCTGCGCAAGGAAACCGTGCTCGCCCCGGGGGTCACGCGCACCATCGTTTTCGCCCCGCTCAAACCGGGCCGCTATCCGTTCTTTGGTGAATTTCACCCCGACACCGCCAAGGGCGAGATCGTCGCCAAATAA
- a CDS encoding energy transducer TonB: MNFSTTLRPVVALNRPARTVKCQAMLASPEFLVPVATAPRRAPSRARMYAGARLLAVLGLHAGVLALITHQGSTPVQTPVTTIEVALIAPPAPAPVAPPEPAPVVPPPKPPEPKPVAKPPAPPKPVAVRKPAPKPAPKPAPAPSPTAISEPEEAAPPPAERSPAPAEVAPAMPAKVAPAPVAAAPQPIIAARFDAAYLNNPSPRYPRLSRRVGEQGKVLLRVLVSESGAASEVRLHQSSGHNRLDEAARSAVSKWTFEPARQGDRPIANWVIVPIEFKLENT, translated from the coding sequence ATGAATTTCAGTACGACCCTGCGACCGGTTGTCGCGCTCAACCGCCCCGCGCGCACGGTAAAATGTCAGGCCATGCTCGCCAGCCCAGAATTTCTCGTGCCGGTCGCCACCGCGCCGCGCCGCGCTCCGTCGCGCGCGCGCATGTACGCCGGTGCGCGCCTGCTCGCCGTCCTCGGGCTGCATGCCGGCGTGTTGGCACTCATCACTCATCAGGGCAGCACCCCGGTCCAGACGCCGGTCACCACCATCGAGGTCGCGCTGATCGCCCCGCCTGCGCCAGCGCCCGTGGCCCCGCCCGAGCCGGCGCCGGTTGTACCGCCGCCCAAGCCGCCCGAACCCAAGCCGGTAGCCAAGCCGCCTGCGCCTCCAAAACCGGTCGCCGTCCGCAAGCCGGCGCCCAAGCCGGCCCCGAAGCCCGCGCCCGCGCCGTCGCCGACGGCCATCAGCGAACCCGAAGAAGCCGCCCCGCCACCGGCCGAGCGCTCACCGGCGCCGGCCGAGGTCGCCCCCGCAATGCCGGCCAAGGTAGCCCCTGCGCCTGTCGCCGCCGCGCCGCAGCCGATCATCGCCGCACGCTTTGACGCCGCCTACCTGAACAACCCCAGCCCGCGCTACCCCCGGCTGTCACGCCGCGTCGGCGAGCAGGGCAAGGTCCTGCTGCGCGTGCTGGTGAGCGAGAGCGGTGCGGCCAGCGAGGTGCGCCTGCACCAGTCCTCCGGCCACAACCGCCTGGACGAAGCGGCCCGCAGCGCGGTCAGCAAATGGACTTTCGAACCCGCCCGCCAGGGCGACCGGCCCATCGCCAACTGGGTGATCGTGCCGATAGAATTCAAACTGGAGAACACCTGA
- a CDS encoding biopolymer transporter ExbD codes for MAFGGFDNTGHSAPMSEINTTPLVDVMLVLLIIFMITAPLLTHSVKIDLPTASSAPTVEPPDAITLSLDAAGALFWNNESLPQDALAQRLADVAAQTPQPELHLRADKDTRYEAIAELMAAARLAGVEKLGFVTLPARE; via the coding sequence ATGGCCTTTGGCGGATTCGACAACACGGGGCATAGCGCCCCGATGAGCGAGATCAACACCACGCCGCTGGTCGACGTGATGCTGGTGCTGCTGATCATCTTCATGATCACCGCGCCGCTGCTCACCCACTCGGTCAAGATCGACCTGCCCACGGCCAGCAGCGCACCGACCGTCGAGCCCCCCGACGCCATCACCCTGTCGCTCGACGCCGCCGGTGCACTGTTCTGGAACAACGAATCCCTGCCGCAAGACGCGCTGGCCCAGCGCCTCGCCGATGTCGCGGCACAAACCCCCCAGCCCGAGTTACATCTGCGTGCCGACAAAGACACCCGCTACGAAGCGATTGCCGAGTTGATGGCCGCCGCCCGCCTCGCCGGCGTGGAGAAGCTCGGCTTCGTCACGCTCCCCGCCCGCGAGTAA
- a CDS encoding fumarylacetoacetate hydrolase family protein, producing the protein MSFVIPAPEQASLPVVGAAARFPVRRIYCIGRNYADHAREMGGAPDREPPFFFCKPADAAFAVAGDAPVAWPYPTITADLHHEIELVAAIGRGGRDIAVEDALAHVWGYGVGLDMTRRDLQGQMKAQGRSWEIGKAFDHAAPISALRPVSETGHPASGEIWLDVNGQRRQRGDLSDMIWSVAEAVAGLSRYFELKPGDLLMTGTPAGVGAVARGDVLSGGVAGVATLAIEIV; encoded by the coding sequence ATGAGCTTCGTGATTCCCGCACCCGAACAGGCCAGCCTTCCCGTTGTGGGAGCGGCGGCCCGCTTTCCGGTCCGACGCATCTATTGCATCGGCCGCAACTATGCCGACCACGCCCGCGAGATGGGGGGGGCGCCCGACCGCGAGCCGCCGTTCTTCTTCTGCAAGCCGGCCGACGCCGCCTTTGCCGTGGCGGGCGATGCGCCGGTGGCCTGGCCGTATCCGACGATCACGGCCGACCTGCACCACGAGATCGAGCTGGTGGCGGCGATCGGCCGGGGCGGGCGCGACATCGCCGTGGAGGATGCGCTGGCGCATGTGTGGGGGTATGGGGTTGGCCTGGACATGACACGTCGCGATCTGCAGGGCCAGATGAAGGCGCAGGGGCGCAGCTGGGAGATTGGCAAGGCCTTTGACCACGCCGCGCCGATCTCGGCGTTGCGGCCGGTGAGCGAAACCGGCCACCCGGCCTCGGGTGAGATCTGGCTGGATGTGAATGGCCAGCGCCGCCAGCGCGGCGACCTGTCCGACATGATCTGGTCGGTGGCCGAGGCGGTGGCCGGGCTGTCGCGCTATTTCGAACTCAAGCCGGGGGATTTGCTGATGACCGGCACGCCGGCCGGCGTGGGTGCCGTGGCGCGTGGTGATGTGCTCAGCGGTGGCGTGGCCGGCGTGGCCACGCTGGCGATCGAGATTGTGTGA
- a CDS encoding oxidoreductase-like domain-containing protein yields the protein MPTTAFRHAPLRHVDDAQALVAAVSGELDTRQLTLRPPPPIPDTCCGRGCNGCVWEGYFAALVFWRDDACTLIESHA from the coding sequence ATGCCGACGACCGCCTTCCGCCACGCCCCCTTGCGCCATGTCGATGACGCACAGGCGCTGGTGGCGGCGGTCAGCGGCGAACTCGACACCCGCCAGCTCACGCTGCGCCCGCCGCCGCCCATCCCCGACACCTGCTGTGGCCGCGGCTGCAATGGTTGTGTGTGGGAGGGCTACTTCGCCGCCCTGGTGTTCTGGCGCGACGACGCCTGCACGCTGATCGAGAGCCACGCCTGA